In the genome of Plectropomus leopardus isolate mb chromosome 19, YSFRI_Pleo_2.0, whole genome shotgun sequence, the window AGAAGCTGCTCACAATTACCCGAGATGTCAGATCACTCaagttaataacaataatcaccCCGGAGACCTGCTTTGCCATTCGCCCATTCAAAGCAACTGGGATTTAATTACAAGTTATTTCCCCTCTTATTGCTATCCTGGAATTAAAACCCATCAGACACCTCGGTATCTGATAACTGCGACCGTCCGCAGCGTTGATACAGTCAGACTCGCCTTTATCATTACCCTTCAACCCATCTCGCAGCCTTCCGTCCCCTCCTCTCAGCTTGTCTGTTACACGAGGAGCCTTTTCACTTTCCCCTTCAATCTGCCTGCATGATAATTGGCCCCCCATTTGAAAGGTCCTACTCTGTCTGTCCAACTCCACAAGCCATTATTCTAATCTGGAGATGTGAAATTGCCTATAATTTTCCCTGATGCCCCGTCACTTGCCTCTTCTTCCCCGGGCCTGCATGTTTAACAAGGCGCATAATGATGCAGGAATGAGGAAAAAGGGCAAGAggggtgtatatatataaagaagGAGATGTTAAATGTAACACAATGCTTGTCGTTATGTGAGAAAATCAGATTGGAGGAGTGAAAACACGGCTCTGATGTGGCTTTTGTTCTTTAGAGGCACACCACTGCACGCTTAGACCTCCTGAACAAGGCTCTCTGACTAAAGGTAAGACAGGACTGCATGTAGCCTGGATGACTGGTGACGTGGTGGTCATAGCAGCTTGCATGCTAGATGTGGGTATGGCACGttcatctgaatgcagcaagaTGTGTGAGTAACCACAGGGGCTTTGCTATAATTAAACACtatgtttttatcttaaaaatgacagttgtGCCAAGGCTTTAGTgagaaaagtgcaaaataaagtTACTGATTAATTTattagcatttatttaaatggttaaaaatgtgttttctgttcagTGAAGTTTCTGCTTATGCATGAAGTATGACACACTTGCAGAATTGCAAATTGACATCACACATGAAGAGCTACacctgaaataaaatatatggtaTTATAAAAGattctcattattatttgtaatattagAAGAAAATGTCTCCCTATGATTGTTGTGATCTCTGTGCGGGTGACATCAGACACCTAATGTTTGCCAGACAGTCAAGACAGCAGTGATTAatgataaagacaaaaagaagtcACTGGATGTTTCTTTAACGCACTATCAGGCTCCATTAATCAGAGAGGAGCCTCTCATTTAATCAAGAGCATCAGCCCAGATTCGGGCGAAGATATAAATAGCTGATTCTCTGTGTTTAAACAGCTTAAGCGCCAGAATGTGCAAATCAGTGCAAACGGCTGTAAATCAGGCGCAAGTTTATTGGAGGAATGGCGTGGCCATTTGTCATCTTATTTTGACAACGGCGAGTTTTCTGTTTGAGCTCACTCGAGGCAAGGATGAAGGGAAAGATCGTTAAAATGCGGATTCGCACGTGCTTTCTCCTCTCTTCGCGGCATGGCAGGAGAAAAGACAATCCTCGTTtagatataaacaaaaacatgaaataaagttTGCTTCATATAAAATGTAGACCAGATAtataaaatctgtgaaaacatcaaaatgcCTTGTTGTTGGAATCCTGACTTTCAAATTTAATGACACAAGCCAATCTGACCGTGCGTAAAAGTTACAccgcacacaaacactgtgcGTAAAAGCGGCACCCCACAACCCCTTTGGTTCATCATGCtggaaacttttttctttactttctttttacttttctaaactttttttttaatcctaaaatatgaaaactaaAACTGTGGACAGGATAAGctaccaatatttttttcttctaatcaGGAATCAATCCGCAGGTGTTCTGACAAAACGTGACTGGTGAAATTCAAGTCGATCTGCAGGGCGCTGATGGACACGAGACAGTTGATGTCTCAGCTATGAATTATTGTGCCGAACTATGAATGATTAACACAACTCTTTTGCGTGACTGTAAGCTGGTCTCGAGATATTTTATCAACAGATCGGGAACGCCGTTATGCTTTTTCTTTCCCAAATCTCGCAGATGAGTCCGGTTGCCATAAATTTTGACCTCCGTCAGCAAATCAGCGGCTCTTTGACAGATAATAGACAGATAATAAAATCACACGCTCAGTTTCctttcaaaatatttgacaGTGAAAACGTTTCACTGATAGGGCagcaaccaaaacaaacatgtcacaCAATAGATTCCTCAAAATAACGTCAACTTAACAgatatttatttgcataatGCTCAAGATTTTCTTGGAGCAGAAAATCATTTGCtgataacaaaatatatttagaaaaaccCTTTATCCAAAGTCTCTTGATAAGCTGCACGCATTAGTGAGTCGAGGCAGTGCAGCAGAAGTTGCAGTGACATTAAGAcaaatcttaaaattaaaaaaaagtatttgatgcCTGGTCGAATAATTTGAATTCTAAACCCACGCGAAATACATTTATGGACAAAATCTATCAAACACACGATCCAGTTCTGAGAAGAGGCCTCGGGAGCAAGTTCAGTGTGAAGTGCCGCCCgcaccccaaaaaacaatccACTCACATCATCTGAGGCCTGGGCATTGCGTCCTGATGAGAGTGGTGGTTTGGATACCAGTGACCAAAACTGTTCATGTAATTGTTTGGGTGCATTTGTGCTCCTTTGTTCGCCATAGAGACCTCCCAAAGCTGAGGCAACCCGGGCGAGCAGGGGGAGATGGAGCTCGTGCTGTGGAGATGTTCACCCTCTGATCCGCTGCCATGCTTCATGATCTTTTTATACTTGGAGCGCTTATTCTGAAACCATATTTTCacctaaaaaagagaaaatgcacaTAATTGTCAGTGTGGTTAACAATCAGTGGTGATATAAAGGGAAATATGTCGCAAAGACTTTTTATTAGCATATTTCCCTCAATTAAACGCAAtacttttcacaataaaacccTCATAACTCTCTTCTTCTAAGTGTTGTTTCTGCAAATCCCAGGACTGCAGCTACTATTGTGAGCCATTCAGCCTCACGGATGAGTGGCACTTGTAATGCATTAAAACTGAGCTCTCTTATTGTTCGCTGCTTTATGAGTCCAATGGTGCATGAGTGTGACAGCAACAAGCCGAGACTCAAACtattgtgaaattaaaaaaacaaaaacagcgcTGCGGTAGGTTCACTGACACTTTCTGCTGATTCCAAAATAAGATGGCTATTTTTACATGAGAACAATGGTGTGAATCGTCCTAAATTACATCAAAAAGCCCCCAAATGCAAAACTATAAACATCAGAGTCACAACAGCACGAAATGCTGCATATAACTGGGAGATAATCGTTGAGATTGAGGGATTAAGAAAAATGCACAGGAGGCAGCTCAGATAACAGAGTCGATTCATTTGTTTATCTCTTATTTTGAAACttcaaacaaaagtaaaacaactCAGCCGAGCAGGAAAGGCGACGTCTTAAGACATATTTTTTGGTCCCTGTTGAGAATGATAAGTTGACAAGCCACACGTGCACCTGTTTGtctccaaaaatatgtttacacaTGCGCGTGAAATTATTCCCATGCAGccaaaattaactgaatgcaTGCAATGACGCATTCTAAATAAGCGCAACTGCAATTAAActaattcaatttttaaaaaaaaaaaaatatattacgTAACATACTATtgcaaaacactttaaaaatactgaCACACCTAACTTTGCTGGTCTGCAATAGctcatttactttttcttttaattattttataaatgcGGTTTTATGCTTCATTCAGAGAGTACTGCAGGGACCAGGTCTGACAAAGCAAATATAGCCACGAAATTAAGCATAGTAAATAAGGCATGAATTAAAGGCTCGAGttacaaatcacaaaaatttGGCTCTCATTTGATCTCCAGATGCGCCCTTATCCGTAATAATACAGCAAGAACAGGtttcattttcaagcatttcAACACCTGCTTTATCTCAGTAATATTTTTCTCCACTGCACTTAATTCCGTTATATTATTTcaagacttttacttttaaatattaaccCAGTTATTCTATTTAATAAGCAGTACAggctaaatgtattttttgttatgcGACCAATAGTGGAATTATTGTgctcaacatttttaataacctTCATTAATATTAGGCTAATATATGATGTAAAATAGATTACTCGACATCCTACATTTTATCTAATGCATTCAGAACAACTGGGTGAGTTAAAGGCCCACCTGAGTCTGGGTGAGTCCCAGTTTGGCCGCCAGGTCGGCGCGCTCTGGTAAGGCCAGGTACTGGGTCTGCTGGAAGCGCTGGTGCAgagcctgcagctgcagactGGAGTATATGGTCCGAGGTTTTCGGATTTTCTTCCCCTTTCCATTCAGACGTATGTCCCTGCTTTCAATCTGCGTGGACTTCTCGCGATCTTGCAGATTGAATATATTAGGAAGTTGGATGAAATAAGAAGAGTTTTGATTAATAACTTACATTATTACCTgggtcaaaacaaaaatgtgtcacatttaAGCAGACTTTTAGCTTTCTCCTAATCTCTTAAGAGAAACAAATCCATCTCAAACAACACAAGAGCACTGATTTAGTGCAAACA includes:
- the dlx4b gene encoding homeobox protein Dlx4b, which codes for MMSMGFMHDSLNASDPSKSAFLEFGHGHPAHQQHSPGLSHIYPVHGLHAAGHSQHESPFPGSASYGRSLGYAYPGAVNTHPPSAYMPYQHSNHSNSSSLAHSRLEHTDREKSTQIESRDIRLNGKGKKIRKPRTIYSSLQLQALHQRFQQTQYLALPERADLAAKLGLTQTQVKIWFQNKRSKYKKIMKHGSGSEGEHLHSTSSISPCSPGLPQLWEVSMANKGAQMHPNNYMNSFGHWYPNHHSHQDAMPRPQMM